The DNA sequence ATAAGGCCTAAGAAAAGTGTATTTTCCCTCACCATGAAGCGAGACGATTCTGACtgaatgcttttccactcaccagctaaaaaataatcatttcgaaagtgctaaaaaaaaaaatccaacaatGGAAAATAATCGAATCCAaagtattttttacataataagtgtacagtttatatttattatgtaggctgtatataaataaatgcacatgcatgtatgtgtttttgtaacatgttatatttacatagcaaatatatttatatattataaaaatattaattatatatgcaCTGCACAAACGCACATATAAcgtaaacaaagacttttattttgaatgcaattaatcgcttGACTGTGATATAGTTAAGGCGTTGTTAACTATATTATTCCCgcaaagtattattttattaaatatgctttGAATCTGTGATTGGGAGTGATCTGTAAACGTTAAAAAGCTTTTCCCGATTTTTTTAACGTTTCTGTAGACAACACGTGTGTTAATGCTGGCGGGAAAAATAGTCACAGCCGATTTTAAAGCGCCGTTGCCGTGACAACGCAACGTACGCAAGCCCTAAAACGACCGTTACATTTTGACCGTTGAATATAGTGCggaattaaattaatgttaatccGCGTACAATCAATATCATGTCACAAATGCCGTCGATTAGGTGTACAGGAATCTCCTCAAATAATTAAGTTATCACCTGCCGTTTTCTTCAGAGCGACCGAGGAGAAGGCGCCTCAGGACCTGGAGTCTCTGCTCAGCAGCAAGCGTGAGACGACTCTCTGAACGATTTCCGAAGGTCTCGTCTTCTCTCCACTAAAcgggctttttttttctgtgcagcGGGCATCCAGGCGTTCCGCGGGTTCCTGCGCTCCGAGTTCAGCGAGGAGAACCTGGAGTTCTGGCTGGCCTGCGAGGACTACAAGAGCACTTCCGGCTCCAGACTGGCGGCGCGAGCCCAGAACATCTTCAAGCAGTTCGTCGACCCTGACGCTCCTCGAGAGGTGAGAcgtttgtgtaattattttacttatcACTATATAGATCGCACCGTGTTATTATAACAACTACCGAAAcgtaatatgaatatatttttatgtaaatctgTGTAATGATGCATTGATGTACAGGGGGACCAAATCATTAGAGCACTAGCATTAACAAAAATGGCTCTGGGTTActtatttctatcttttgctgtaTCTTTTGTGTCGGGTTACATCTCCAAATGTTCCTTTTgtcattaattgtaataattcacTGAGATTTATGTCTACACAATTATGCAATTATGTCtaacaacaaatatatatatatatatatatatatatatatatatatatatatatatatatatatatatatatatatatatggagagaaaaaaattataaaaaaaaaaattaccgtATTACCAAAACTAGGCctccatttttttaataaaaaaaagcgaTTTCTTCCTCATGGTTTGTGAGAAGTTGCCGGTTTCCTCTCTCAGGTGAACCTGGACAGCGAGACCCGCGAGGCGCTGGTGGGGCTGATGGAGGAGCCCGCGGCGGACACCTTCCTCCAGGCCCAGCGGCGCATCTTCTCCCTGATGGCTAAAGACTCGTTCCCTCGCTTCCTGCGCTCCTCTTACAGCCAGCAGCCTCTCCGAGTCCTGTGAGCGTCTACGCCTCCGCTACGGCCAGCTAGGAGATGTAGTGCAGTCATCGTTTAAACATCTAGAAGTGCTCACTTTGCCTTTATATCTTTAAAGCTAATAAAGTTGTCTGAGTCAGTGTTTTGCTGTCGATCATATGCTGAGAGCCAAAGGTAATAAATCAGGCCTGTTCGACCTTTTTGGCCTAAAAAAGACTGAATGGGGGCGACCTAAGAGAGGAAAACATTATATATGACTCTAAACCAGTGGTAATGATATTTCTAGCCAACAGTACATTGTAAGGggcaacattaaaaatatatataaagcaaagcTCATGTCCCATGACGATGTGTTGAAAATTTgctactttatttttgattaacgtgcattgctaagaattcatttggacaattttaaatgtgattttctcaatatatagattttttttttttttttttttttgcaccatccAGATTTTTGCATCTCCGGCATCCTAACAGACCACACATCGATGTTTGAAAACACATCCCTCCTTTTGCGGTCCAGAGTCGcgtataattataaatatattaaccgCTTTGCTTTCCCacgaccaaaaaaaaagttacaatttagGCATCATGAAAGCTAACGATGCTCTCTCGttttattgcataaatataaGCACAGTCTAAAAGATCACATACGTCATATTCCACACCATATTTTGctgtttctaaaaataaacCTATCACAGAAAGTAGTGAacgtatttatatttatagcgCGGTGGCGCCCTCTAGCGGCGGTCCATGGCCCCGCAGTGTTCTGGTGTCAGGTGGACTTGGATGGTCCGGGTTTTGGAGGTCCAGCGCCGCCGCTCTTCCCCGCGGGAGTCTTCAGCACGCTCAGTTTCTTGTGAAGGGACGTGCTGGCCTTCTGCGTGACTTCGTGCTCAATCCTGTTCCTGATGGCCACCTCCAAACCCTGCACCACAAGCGCGCTCGGTCAAACCCATGCTATATCTGACACGGGATGCTTTCAAAAGCGAGCTGAAAGTTTACCTTCTTCAGCTTCTGCTGCTGGACCACCTGAGCTTTTTTGGGAGCGATGATCCTTCCTGGAATAAAGAGGATTTGAGGATGAGATCAAAGTGAAGCGCGCATGCGCGGAAACGCGGGCTCAAACGTGCTCGCTAATAAGACGCGTGTGTTTAACGCCGTTTTAGAGTTGTACACTTCTCACAAACATAATGACTTTTACCTCCTTTCTTCGGTCCTTTCGGCTTCTGTTGTTGCTTTTTAGCTCCTCCGGGTCGTTGCGCTTTAAATTTCTGTTTGCCTTGAGCCATTTTCTATCGCTTGAACGCAACCGGAAACAGAGAGACTTAGGACACGACATAGAATAAAAGTCTCCAAAACGTTTAggattatatttaaaataaaagtctttccTGGATGACGTTAATAAATGTctatttaagataaattatattttattattattatattacagttctatttttgtgtgatataactataaatatctataattaattacaaataaataatggaaaaatagGCTTAATTGTACTGATTAAATCGCAAACTATATTTAAGACTGATATgatttctatttacattttagggGTTTATTGGCAAAACCAgataaatctgtattttattaatgtatataaagcATGCTTTTATCATGTGATTTAGCTATATcttttttagttaataaaaaacaacctAATTGCAGCTTGATTTACACTAACTGGAATGcaggataaataaaaagttaagaaGGACTAGTTAAGAAGGACTAGTTAACGCAGCCTACAAGTAACATGCACAAACCAGCAACACTATTTATGTTCACCGTggctttattaataataaaaagtaccACATTTTAAAAGGTCAAACATGCCACAAGAGTTTCCCATCAGTATATTTCTTTGCCGCAACAAGGGCCCTcgaaacacacactcatacacactcacacacacacacgaacagaCTAGGCACTGTAGCCCACAAATGTACAGTTTGAGTCAGTTTGATACCAAATAAAAGGTTAGGCACTTTTGAACCGGACAGAACGAGTGTTAAAGCGATACGTGGATCCTCCTGAACAGAAACTCAGCAAAACAAGATGTGATTGAAAACCATTCACACCGACCGACCGCAAGCCTCGATTTACTCACATGACATCGGGTTAAAGTAACACTGCGTACGCTTTAGTCTGCATGGACAGGAAACTATAAAGATGTAAAGATCTTTCACTTTCAGAcggtttctctttctcttctggGGGTGAGTTTAAACACCATCTTCAATAGTTTGCATCTAGTGCtgaacgattaatcacatctaaaataaaagatgtATGTGTAccgtgcatatttattatgtatatataaatacacacacattttagaaatatttacatgcatatattaatattagaaatatatttaatacgtTACTATAACATTCTTCTTTGATATACacgtgtatgtgtatttaaatataaataataaatatacacagtacacacacacacacacgtattgtaaacaaaaagcgtttattttggatgtgattcatTGTTTTGCAGCACTCATCTAATCCTGATTACTGTaaaagatttgatttgatttcattgAAGATGAGTACAGCAGATCTTCTTCATGTACACATATAAACCTCTTTTAAATAGTCAGATTCTCCTGAAAAACCTGGACCAGAATTCCTTCAGAGTTTTAACACTTCGACTCAGCGGCCTTGAACACGAAACCAAAAGCagccactaaaaaaaaaaaatgtgggtgGAAAGTCAAAGAAGTAGTCAGCGAAATGTGTTTAAAACCCTTTTTAGTATTAGTTCTCCTTCTGGCCGTTATGACCTGAAAGCTTCacgtggaaaaaaacaaaaaaaaacaaaaacatgattgaTCAACCAACAtcaaaattgattaaaataaataaccatttcATGATTCCTCTGTGATTAAATAATTcagcaataataacaacaataatcaGAATTGCACACGAAGGGAAAGTTGCACTGTAGTGGCGGTACTGAAGGAGGCACTGAGGACGAGTCTCCGGCAACAAAACAACATTCCCCACAATTCCCAGCGGCGACTGATCAACCCTCCAGCTTGTCCTGATTTGGTCTCTGTAGAAGCCTGTCCTGTCAGCACAGGAGGTGGAGAGCGTCAGTCTGTTTGTCCACCGACCTCGGAGCTGGTCACTGAGATGGCAGGAGTGACGGAGAGGCCTGATTGGCCGAGACTAGCTGTCCGTCATCACCTCTTCTGCTCCCAGATCTCCGGCATGTTTAAGTCCAGACGCTCCAGAGAGCGCAGAGCCTGCACGTTCTCCGAGTAAAACGCCACGTCCACCATCAccagcctgagagagagagacatagagagacatagagagagagagagagagagagagagagagagagagagagagagagagagagagagagagacatagagagagacatagagagagagagagagagagagagagagagagagagagagagagagagagagagagagagagagagagagagagagagagagagagagagagagagagagagagagagagagagagagagagagagagagagagagagagagagagagagagagagagagagagagagagagagagagagagagagagagagagagagagagagagagagagagacatagagagagagagagagagagagagagagagagagagagagagagagagagagagagagagagagagacagacagagagtgaaatttatattatatttatgcatatattaggtagataacattaaatattatgaatacaataaataatatgcacTACAGCATATAACctctactttaaaatgtaagcatCATTTTGTAGTTGTCCTAGACACACTCACCCGTACTGAGGTCCTCCATCATTGATGACTCCTAGCCGCGCTAGCTGTCTCTTCACATGCAGCTTAAAGCTGGCGTTTATCCTGAGGAACAACATCTgcgagtacacacacacacacacacacacacacacacacaataaactCCCTGAGCTGATCGTCTGGGTTCACGCTGACGGCTCAAACATCACGCTCTCGCCTCACCTGCGTCTGCTCCTCCGGTAAGAGCTCATAAATGGCCTCGTGCATTTTGGCCATCTGTTTACACACGTTACGCAAGCAGGCGGACGGCATCGGCGCCTTCACCTCATACTGCAGAGAACAAACACGCTTCAGCCGAGGTACACCCTAAACACCCCCCGAGAGCTCAGAGCTCCTGACCCACCTTCGACAGAGCCTTCTCAAACATGCTGTCCATGATGGCCACCAGCTTAGCGGAGATCTCTGCGATGTGATCGTTGTAGTCCTGAGGAGAGAGTGAGCAGAGCGTGAGACAGCTGCCGGCGCCGGCGCTCAGGGGCCTGTGGCTGTGAGGACCTATACCTTGGTGATGTGGCCGAAGTGTCTCAGTATGCTGTACTGTTTGGGCTGCAGTCTGGTCTCAAAGTGTGCTCGGATCACAGGGATGTAGTGAACCACCAGCTGGAGACAGCGAGACGCCAGAgctgaggacacacacacacacacacacacacacacgcaataaaacataaatagatGCTGCATCTCAGATTGCATGTTTAAAATGCtagacatgttttattaaacgCTGAAATTGGTTTTTGGGTTAATTTAtcaatatatatgaattatatgatGTGATAACCAGTTTAAAAGACAGCCAATGGACTTTATTGCACTGATGCTAAAACCTAAATACTGAACTTAAGAACTCTAAAACTGATAATTAGGACTTTTGTTATACCATTTAAGaaatttaatttcttcaaaTTATGATCTTTTCAGGTGAACGGTATTAGCCACATGGGGTTTTTCTGTCAGATTGAGGGTTGTAGGTGAGATgtggtgtgtgtgcatgctctCACCCAGgtttctggtgtgtgtgtgtgtgtgtgtgtgtgtgcgctctcaCCCAGgtttctggtgtgtgtgtgtgtgtgtgtgtgtgtgcgctctcaCCCAGgtttctggtgtgtgtgtgtgtgtgtgtgtgtgtgtgtgtgtgcgctctcaCCCAGgtttctggtgtgtgtgtgtgtgtgtgtgtgtgcgctctcaCCCAGgtttctggtgtgtgtgtgtgtgtgtgtgtgtgctctcacCCAGGTTTCTGGTGGTGATGGTCTTCAGGCCGACCACCTGCAGAGCTCCCGGCCCCAGCACCAGCTGACAGCTGCGGGAGTTGAAGTGCTGTCGCCATAGAAACAAAGCACAACCTGTCAGTCCAGTGATGTCACATTGCAGCCCGCAGCTGTATGAACTgaacaggacacacacacacacacacacacacacacacacagaccgaGAGACACACAGATAGAGACATagacacagaaacagacacacacacagaaacagacacagagacagagacacagacagaaaaatggacacagacacaggcacacacacacacacagagatagagacacacacagacacacacacacagagacacagacagacacacacacacagagacacagacagacacacacacacacacacacacagagatagagacacagacacagacacacacaccttgaGCAGGTCAGCGAGGCGTGTGAGGATGTCGGTGGTGATGGAGGGAATGTCATTCACACACTGGCAGTACTCCAGAAACATCCGTATCAGCAGCAGCACCGTCCTGTCAGAGGACACAAAAAGGTTAAAGGTCACAATAGTGACTAGAAGGACCTGGCGGTGAGAGGAAGCTCGGGCACTGAATACTCACCCCACCACGGCATACTTCTGCCCGTCCACAAACAGAAACTCACTGGGCTTCCTGTCCTCGGACCCTGAGAGACACACAAGACTTTTCTACAACCAAGTACACCTGAATAACAGGACGCCaggtttaaacaaacaaaaaaaagcttttaattatataaataaaaatattaatattattgtacattatactaataataacttTGATTTGTTGTTAACAAATGGTTTTAtaggtaataaaaataacaatcagaacaatattttattagtagtaatattattattactgttaaataatttattaatacagaaaTCTGTGCAAATATGTAATACacagtaaattatattatacataaaacatttaataatacattgcaataataaatgataaaaaaacaacttttctatactgcaataatatatatatatatatatatatatatatatatatatatatatatatataataactataaatccacacaaatatggaaaaaacatttctgaaagtattgtaaaatactattttaaaataataagtagtaataataataataataataatgtcaataaaaatatatatttttattgtatattattattgtatggtataataataatttattcagaaatgaagaCCGAAATCTGTATAAGTACAGAAACACCGGATccctgaaaataaatgtatgaaaggCCAATAAACGAGAAGCAGTAAGAAGCTGTGACAGTGAAGGAGGGTTTACTACCAGAGGGTTTGCGCTCGGGCAGAGTGATGCGTCCGTCAGCGATGGAGTCAACCAGATCCTGAAACTCAGCGGGGACCTCGGCCTGCTTCCAGCGCTCGTTATCCAGCAGCAGACtgtacgcgcacacacacacacacacacacacacacacacacacacaggggtgAGTGACTCCCTGAGATCTGACAGCTCTGTGCGCTCCTTCACTGACAGCGGCTGTACCTGAGTTTAGTCTTGCGCTCCTCGTGGAAGCGCTGCACGAAGCGGTAGGCCTGGCTCTGCAGCGCCCCCCTCAGGCTCACGCTGCGCCGCCCGCACAGCTCCTCGGTGTCCGACACGAACGACTCCACCGCCTGACTCAGACACACGAACTCTGACGAGCTCAGACGCTCCAGAGAGCCGtcctgcgcgcacacacacacacacacacacacacacacacacacacgtcagcgTTATGTAAAGCATTCAGGGGAAGGCTGAAGGAATTTGGTGGTTTAGGAGATTTGAAAGCAGCGATCCAATACAGTGATCaaaccggtgtgtgtgtgtgtaccttggCCCGTGTCATGAGCACTTTGACGCAGCGGTCATGACTGACGTCTGAGGCCGTGTACAGCAGCTCCTGGACGTTATTGGCCACCCGACCCAACTCCAGATCAGACGGCATCACGTCCTCACTGCTGACACGAGGATGAGAcagattcatatttaatattttcatggttGGGAAAATAAGTGCCTTTAAATGTAAGGCTTATTCACGGTATCACACAAAGACTCTTAAAGAGcttaaagagaaatatttttgattatcagtgttgaaTACGGTTTTGTATTTTTCGTGCatagcatgtttaaaaaaacagaatctATTGGAAATAGTAACTTTACAAAGGCATCTGTGACGCAAACTAGACCGTGTGAGGCTCACATGGCAGCGGCGCCCCCTAAGGGCAGGGAGGAGGTAGTGTTGGAGTTGTGTTCCCTGCTGGAGGATGACTCGGTGGTGGCGGAGGCCGAGTCACTCCCGCCGGCGTCGGTGCGCGCCTGCGCTCTCGTCTGAGCATGTGCCGCGGCGTTACTGCGCTGCTCCGCATCATTCAGGGCGTCGCTGATGAACAGCCCCTCGTGCGTGAGATATGCCAGCTCCGCCTCTCCGCCTCCAGattcctcctcctcttcgtcCTCATTGGTCCTGCCGTCAGCATGATCGGTTGCCGTGGAAACGTCCGCCAGGCGACTCCTCTGGCTGCTGTCCAGCACCTCTAGCACCACGTTGCGGATGACGCTAAGCGTAGCCTAAAACAAACACCGGTGAGTCCGTGCTGTGCAGGAACACTGCGTTGAGGACTAAAGCTCACCCTCCAGAGAATCTACACACACAGCATCTCAGTGGAAACGCTGCTTTTCAAACGtagatttattcaaatgtattaataggAAATAATAAACGAGAAATGTGAAAACCGATAGTCTTAGtactaaattgaaaaaaataaataaaaaatagatctactcaataataaaataaattaaaattacaatgaaaatgtaaagattttttaagaaaataaaatgtaaatattagtaaaaaaaatattcttggcAACTAACAATTCAAGTTACGATGAAGTAaactaaaatagtttaaaaaaataaataaataaataaaaaggaaaaacaaaaaaagcacaaaaaggaaaactgcaaatatcaaaat is a window from the Puntigrus tetrazona isolate hp1 chromosome 1, ASM1883169v1, whole genome shotgun sequence genome containing:
- the vps54 gene encoding vacuolar protein sorting-associated protein 54 isoform X2, with translation MSSNQGSSPISQSSGPGDGLFRKPRDPSLAPRHYRTPRSLPDVCPKEPTGEGRALCDGPSVVADQHRWTVFNSKVNLPAALNDPRLAKRESDFFTKTWGLDFTETDVMPSFYLPSISRDHFSSYLQETAQREKIHERFKNVCPSKDDLSVPTITNNHDKARAELEQVPKIFMKPEFVLNDPATFNAVLPWSHFSVAGGKNSRDVASSRLLQEKLSHYLDVVEVSIARQISLRSEAFFHAMSSQHELQDRLRETAEAVAKLRARTAAIDRVMCRGPLRALRDALTRNNCIKLHNKLKLMAAVHQTQPTVQLLLSTSEFVGALELIATTKEVLQQELQGIHSFRHLGSQLCEMERLIDKMMVADFSTYAQSDLSRPFEEDSQVLEKVTERPAASGKDRLQSLVFGLLRQRKLDFLDIYSEEMVRAAKNVVRQCVVKSVSQISEIDADAVKFHEQMRLMTFNQWFDLLLDIFEHFILFLKRIKATLSVIRNVVLEVLDSSQRSRLADVSTATDHADGRTNEDEEEEESGGGEAELAYLTHEGLFISDALNDAEQRSNAAAHAQTRAQARTDAGGSDSASATTESSSSREHNSNTTSSLPLGGAAAISEDVMPSDLELGRVANNVQELLYTASDVSHDRCVKVLMTRAKDGSLERLSSSEFVCLSQAVESFVSDTEELCGRRSVSLRGALQSQAYRFVQRFHEERKTKLSLLLDNERWKQAEVPAEFQDLVDSIADGRITLPERKPSGSEDRKPSEFLFVDGQKYAVVGTVLLLIRMFLEYCQCVNDIPSITTDILTRLADLLKHFNSRSCQLVLGPGALQVVGLKTITTRNLALASRCLQLVVHYIPVIRAHFETRLQPKQYSILRHFGHITKDYNDHIAEISAKLVAIMDSMFEKALSKYEVKAPMPSACLRNVCKQMAKMHEAIYELLPEEQTQMLFLRINASFKLHVKRQLARLGVINDGGPQYGLVMVDVAFYSENVQALRSLERLDLNMPEIWEQKR
- the vps54 gene encoding vacuolar protein sorting-associated protein 54 isoform X6, coding for MSSNQGSSPISQSSGPGDGLFRKPRDPSLAPRHYRTPRSLPDVCPKEPTGEGRALCDGPSVVADQHRWTVFNSKVNLPAALNDPRLAKRESDFFTKTWGLDFTETDVMPSFYLPSISRDHFSSYLQETAQREKIHERFKNVCPSKDDLSVPTITNNHDKARAELEQVPKIFMKPEFVLNDPATFNAVLPWSHFSVAGGKNSRDVASSRLLQEKLSHYLDVVEVSIARQISLRSEAFFHAMSSQHELQDRLRETAEAVAKLRARTAAIDRVMCRGPLRALRDALTRNNCIKLHNKLKLMAAVHQTQPTVQLLLSTSEFVGALELIATTKEVLQQELQGIHSFRHLGSQLCEMERLIDKMMVADFSTYAQSDLSRPFEEDSQVLEKDRLQSLVFGLLRQRKLDFLDIYSEEMVRAAKNVVRQCVVKSVSQISEIDADAVKFHEQMRLMTFNQWFDLLLDIFEHFILFLKRIKATLSVIRNVVLEVLDSSQRSRLADVSTATDHADGRTNEDEEEEESGGGEAELAYLTHEGLFISDALNDAEQRSNAAAHAQTRAQARTDAGGSDSASATTESSSSREHNSNTTSSLPLGGAAAISEDVMPSDLELGRVANNVQELLYTASDVSHDRCVKVLMTRAKDGSLERLSSSEFVCLSQAVESFVSDTEELCGRRSVSLRGALQSQAYRFVQRFHEERKTKLSLLLDNERWKQAEVPAEFQDLVDSIADGRITLPERKPSGSEDRKPSEFLFVDGQKYAVVGTVLLLIRMFLEYCQCVNDIPSITTDILTRLADLLKHFNSRSCQLVLGPGALQVVGLKTITTRNLALASRCLQLVVHYIPVIRAHFETRLQPKQYSILRHFGHITKDYNDHIAEISAKLVAIMDSMFEKALSKYEVKAPMPSACLRNVCKQMAKMHEAIYELLPEEQTQMLFLRINASFKLHVKRQLARLGVINDGGPQYGLVMVDVAFYSENVQALRSLERLDLNMPEIWEQKR
- the vps54 gene encoding vacuolar protein sorting-associated protein 54 isoform X9, whose translation is MSSNQGSSPISQSSGPGDGLFRKPRDPSLAPRHYRTPRSLPDVCPKEPTGEGRALCDGPSVVADQHRWTVFNSKVNLPAALNDPRLAKRESDFFTKTWGLDFTETDVMPSFYLPSISRDHFSSYLQETAQIFMKPEFVLNDPATFNAVLPWSHFSVAGGKNSRDVASSRLLQEKLSHYLDVVEVSIARQISLRSEAFFHAMSSQHELQDRLRETAEAVAKLRARTAAIDRVMCRGPLRALRDALTRNNCIKLHNKLKLMAAVHQTQPTVQLLLSTSEFVGALELIATTKEVLQQELQGIHSFRHLGSQLCEMERLIDKMMVADFSTYAQSDLSRPFEEDSQVLEKVTERPAASGKDRLQSLVFGLLRQRKLDFLDIYSEEMVRAAKNVVRQCVVKSVSQISEIDADAVNRFHEQMRLMTFNQWFDLLLDIFEHFILFLKRIKATLSVIRNVVLEVLDSSQRSRLADVSTATDHADGRTNEDEEEEESGGGEAELAYLTHEGLFISDALNDAEQRSNAAAHAQTRAQARTDAGGSDSASATTESSSSREHNSNTTSSLPLGGAAAISEDVMPSDLELGRVANNVQELLYTASDVSHDRCVKVLMTRAKDGSLERLSSSEFVCLSQAVESFVSDTEELCGRRSVSLRGALQSQAYRFVQRFHEERKTKLSLLLDNERWKQAEVPAEFQDLVDSIADGRITLPERKPSGSEDRKPSEFLFVDGQKYAVVGTVLLLIRMFLEYCQCVNDIPSITTDILTRLADLLKHFNSRSCQLVLGPGALQVVGLKTITTRNLALASRCLQLVVHYIPVIRAHFETRLQPKQYSILRHFGHITKDYNDHIAEISAKLVAIMDSMFEKALSKYEVKAPMPSACLRNVCKQMAKMHEAIYELLPEEQTQMLFLRINASFKLHVKRQLARLGVINDGGPQYGLVMVDVAFYSENVQALRSLERLDLNMPEIWEQKR
- the vps54 gene encoding vacuolar protein sorting-associated protein 54 isoform X7, yielding MSSNQGSSPISQSSGPGDGLFRKPRDPSLAPRHYRTPRSLPDVCPKEPTGEGRALCDGPSVVADQHRWTVFNSKVNLPAALNDPRLAKRESDFFTKTWGLDFTETDVMPSFYLPSISRDHFSSYLQETAQREKIHERFKNVCPSKDDLSVPTITNNHDKARAELEQVPKIFMKPEFVLNDPATFNAVLPWSHFSVAGGKNSRDVASSRLLQEKLSHYLDVVEVSIARQISLRSEAFFHAMSSQHELQDRLRETAEAVAKLRARTAAIDRVMCRGPLRALRDALTRNNCIKLHNKLKLMAAVHQTQPTVQLLLSTSEFVGALELIATTKEVLQQELQGIHSFRHLGSQLCEMERLIDKMMVADFSTYAQSDLSRPFEEDSQVLEKDRLQSLVFGLLRQRKLDFLDIYSEEMVRAAKNVVRQCVVKSVSQISEIDADAVKFHEQMRLMTFNQWFDLLLDIFEHFILFLKRIKATLSVIRNVVLEVLDSSQRSRLADVSTATDHADGRTNEDEEEEESGGGEAELAYLTHEGLFISDALNDAEQRSNAAAHAQTRAQARTDAGGSDSASATTESSSSREHNSNTTSSLPLGGAAAIEDVMPSDLELGRVANNVQELLYTASDVSHDRCVKVLMTRAKDGSLERLSSSEFVCLSQAVESFVSDTEELCGRRSVSLRGALQSQAYRFVQRFHEERKTKLSLLLDNERWKQAEVPAEFQDLVDSIADGRITLPERKPSGSEDRKPSEFLFVDGQKYAVVGTVLLLIRMFLEYCQCVNDIPSITTDILTRLADLLKHFNSRSCQLVLGPGALQVVGLKTITTRNLALASRCLQLVVHYIPVIRAHFETRLQPKQYSILRHFGHITKDYNDHIAEISAKLVAIMDSMFEKALSKYEVKAPMPSACLRNVCKQMAKMHEAIYELLPEEQTQMLFLRINASFKLHVKRQLARLGVINDGGPQYGLVMVDVAFYSENVQALRSLERLDLNMPEIWEQKR